One window from the genome of Clarias gariepinus isolate MV-2021 ecotype Netherlands chromosome 15, CGAR_prim_01v2, whole genome shotgun sequence encodes:
- the LOC128543426 gene encoding uncharacterized protein C2orf73-like yields the protein MYQRTEINLPRKKKVPEAFRSNTYRIFDEKVPERLNPDEANKDHKYASRDPEVAEILKTHNIPQPYNVKFIRTNVRFLNEPLVYMETENTRDEQSKWWLNTPDKKVTRKTAYSQESTQRRDYPPVMDIPVTRVREQRNNKPPATGIIPTLSPLGQPKELVEHMSFIHQYDSRRIHDQPYQEKRHGAFVWSERGAMGPCAFQNSDGLRSDSEGKTYNMNFSHLALQSSPQMDVSTGTFSTQSSPDHGNSCSKK from the exons atgtatcagCGCACGGAGATAAACCTGCCCCGGAAGAAGAAGGTACCAGAAGCATTTCG CTCAAACACCTACAGAATATTTGATGAAAAAGTCCCCGAGCGATTAAATCCAGACGAGGCCAACAAGGACCACAAATATGCATCCCGAGATCCAGAAGTGGCAGAGATACTAAAGACACACAACATCCCACAACCTTACAATGTCAAGTTCATCAGGACTAACGTGAGGTTCCTCAACGAGCCCCTCGTTTATATGGAAACTGAGAACACGAGGGATGAACAG TCTAAGTGGTGGCTGAATACACCAGACAAGAAAGTGACTAGAAAAACAGCATACAGTCAGGAGAGCACTCAGAGACGTGACTACCCACCAGTCATGGATATTCCAGTGACCAGGGTTCGAGAGCAGAGAAATAATAAGCCTCCAGCTACTGGAATCA TCCCGACTTTGAGTCCTCTTGGCCAGCCTAAAGAACTGGTGGAGCACATGTCCTTTATTCACCAGTATGACTCCAGGAGGATTCACGACCAACCCTATCAAGAAAAA cgTCATGGAGCCTTTGTGTGGAGCGAGAGGGGGGCAATGGGGCCCTGTGCATTCCAGAACTCAGATGGGCTTCGCTCGGACTCAGAGGGGAAAACATACAATATGAACTTTTCCCATCTCGCCCTTCAGTCCTCTCCGCAGATGGATGTGTCCACCGGGACCTTCTCCACCCAGTCAAGCCCTGACCATGGGAACTCCTGCAGCAAGAAATGA